The Chiroxiphia lanceolata isolate bChiLan1 chromosome 12, bChiLan1.pri, whole genome shotgun sequence genome window below encodes:
- the LINS1 gene encoding protein Lines homolog 1 isoform X2 gives MMKISLLQQMYQDVLAGIPLAKESHHYSSLLTLSVEQPAGGDESCHQRHLPPPAGCAGSHQDTAMVVPAAGDLSATFANMSSSFCPREVMLLQLTLIKMMVAKAESQQIESSTRLKYCEIFVLLLKEAKTDSKLVSLLGPRDRLLSHMASQSLAALVFFQLKEENALNVTWLSFTLNTLLGFPGNTPVADCLWTLTAIIKETLRDAVLPKAGVLKKLLTPLDAVLEGFYNAILFHHFDSHHYTSAYSEATTNLISFIDLLEALLASRTELELPLRCQRVLFLKVSYILNLISSSIPYVIKKKFILLLKKCVLHKSREDARSGSVSLQALPLCEDVLALSNAVLQVVSLTWLNQVPLDEKSSYFGSSEPAPGDDPRGGSDQTVLRALSLVVLKALEFKIHNAAAEAEIKGGLETAAFGIENFSCLEHVLILEIAEPDWEHQALLQLEKKRL, from the exons ATGATGAAgatctccctcctgcagcagatgTACCAGGATGTCCTGGCAGGAATTCCCTTAGCCAAGGAAAGCCATCATTATTCCTCTTTGCTTACTCTGAGTGTTGAGCAGCCAGCAGGAGGAGATGAATCCTGTCACCAGAGGCATCTCCCACCTCCTGCTGGTTGTGCTGGGAGCCATCAGGACACTGCTATGGTTGTCCCTGCAGCAGGTGATTTATCAGCCACCTTTGCCAACATGAGCTCCTCGTTCTGTCCCCGAGAAGTGATGCTGCTGCAGTTAACCCTGATCAAGATGATGGTGGCTAAAGCAGAGTCCCAGCAAATCGAATCCAGCACGAGACTGAAGTACTGTGAGATCTTTGTCCTCCTTCTGAAGGAGgcaaaaactgactcaaaacTG GTTTCTCTGCTCGGTCCCCGCGATCGGCTCTTATCCCACATGGCTTCCCAAAGTTTGGCAGCCCTggtgtttttccagctgaaggaaGAG AATGCATTAAATGTCACCTGGCTCAGCTTCACTCTGAACACTCTCCTGGGATTTCCCGGGAATACCCCCGTTGCAGATTGCCTGTGGACTCTGACAGCGATTATCAAGGAGACCCTGAGAGACGCGGTTTTACCCAAAGCAG GGGTTTTGAAGAAGTTGTTGACTCCTCTTGATGCTGTGCTTGAAGGATTTTATAATGCCATCCTGTTCCATCATTTTGACAGTCACCACTATACTTCAGCTTATTCTGAAGCTACAACCAACCTGATCAGTTTTATAGATCTGCTGGAAGCACTTTTGGCCTCCAGAACTGAACTGGAATTACCACTGAGGTGCCAGAGAGTGTTGTTTTTGAAAGTTTCTTATATCCTGAACCTCATTAGCTCGTCAATTCCCTATGTAATCAAGAAGAAATTCATTTTGCTCCTTAAAAAATGTGTCCTTCACAAGTCTAGAGAAGATGCTAGAAGTGGATCAGTGTCCTTACAAGCCCTGCCTTTGTGTGAGGATGTGCTTGCACTGAGCAATGCTGTTCTGCAGGTTGTGAGTTTAACTTGGCTTAATCAGGTCCCACTCGATGAAAAGTCCAGCTACTTTGGAAGCAGTGAACCTGCTCCTGGAGATGATCCTCGAGGTGGTTCTGACCAAACTGTTCTCAGAGCCTTAAGTCTGGTTGTGCTTAAAGCACTGGAATTCAAGATTCACAAcgcagcagcagaagcagaaatcaAAG GGGGGCTGGAAACAGCTGCATTTGGGATTGAAAACTTTTCCTGTTTAGAACATGTGTTAATACTTGAAATAGCTGAGCCAGATTGGGAACACCAGGCTcttctccagctggaaaagaa